One window from the genome of Dyella sp. A6 encodes:
- a CDS encoding enoyl-CoA hydratase/isomerase family protein, which produces MLDIIRHEAVTEIRLARPPVNALDLELLRKLRESIDQAVQSGARGIILSGAPGMFSAGVDVPALLSQDRAGVHAFWRSFFETCSTLARSPIPVVAAISGHSPAGGAVLALFCDYRVMAEGAYKIGLNEVQVGLTVPDCIQFALRRVVGTYRAERLLVAGAMIDAAEALRCGFVDEITAVDLVVTRARVWLDDLLKRPSHAMLATRRIARADLVDVWANVDALPIDDFVEGFFHPQTQTTLQGLVAKLKSKSS; this is translated from the coding sequence ATGCTCGACATCATCCGCCACGAGGCTGTTACCGAGATCCGCCTTGCCCGGCCGCCGGTCAACGCACTCGACCTCGAACTGCTGCGCAAGCTGCGCGAGAGCATTGACCAGGCCGTCCAGAGCGGCGCGCGCGGCATCATCCTGTCCGGTGCGCCCGGCATGTTCAGTGCGGGAGTCGACGTACCGGCCCTGCTGTCACAGGACCGCGCCGGCGTGCATGCCTTCTGGCGCAGCTTCTTCGAGACCTGCAGCACGCTGGCGCGTTCGCCGATACCCGTGGTTGCGGCGATCAGCGGACACAGCCCGGCAGGCGGTGCGGTACTCGCGCTGTTCTGCGATTACCGGGTGATGGCCGAAGGCGCGTACAAGATCGGCCTCAACGAAGTCCAGGTAGGGCTGACCGTCCCCGACTGCATCCAGTTCGCGCTGCGCCGTGTGGTCGGCACCTACCGCGCCGAACGCCTGCTGGTGGCCGGCGCCATGATCGATGCCGCCGAGGCGCTGCGCTGTGGCTTCGTGGACGAGATCACCGCGGTCGACCTGGTCGTCACCCGTGCCCGCGTGTGGCTGGACGACCTGCTGAAGCGTCCTTCGCACGCGATGCTTGCCACCCGCCGGATCGCCCGCGCCGACCTGGTCGACGTCTGGGCGAACGTGGATGCGCTGCCGATCGACGACTTCGTCGAAGGCTTCTTCCATCCGCAGACCCAGACCACACTGCAGGGCCTGGTGGCCAAGCTCAAGAGCAAAAGCAGCTGA
- a CDS encoding sulfurtransferase, producing MKTTLISATELAAWPPGDVLVIDCRQDLSDPGKGERDYRAGHLPGALYASLDRDLSDLSRQSLGLGRHPLPLESDFAAVLGRWGWRPGLQVVAYDAAGGALAAARLWWMMRSIGAPAVAVLDGGLAAWLAAGLPLETGVPDRASTQVDVHYDPAMFVLDHAALAQRLVIDARAAPRYRGDTEPLDRVGGHIPGALNRPFADNLAADGRFRPADELRRDFLGLLGEREPGVVLHSCGSGVTAGHNLLAMEHAGLTGSGLYAPSWSGWVSDPARPIATGEA from the coding sequence ATGAAGACCACGCTGATTTCGGCGACCGAACTGGCGGCATGGCCGCCTGGCGATGTGCTGGTCATCGACTGTCGTCAGGATCTGTCCGACCCGGGCAAGGGCGAGCGCGACTACCGCGCGGGACATCTGCCCGGTGCGCTGTATGCCAGTCTCGATCGTGACCTGTCGGATCTGTCCCGCCAGTCGTTGGGTCTGGGGCGTCACCCGTTGCCGCTCGAGTCGGATTTTGCCGCCGTGCTGGGGCGCTGGGGCTGGCGACCCGGGCTGCAGGTCGTGGCCTACGATGCCGCCGGCGGCGCACTGGCCGCTGCGCGGCTGTGGTGGATGATGCGCTCGATCGGCGCGCCTGCGGTCGCGGTGCTCGATGGTGGCCTGGCCGCGTGGCTGGCGGCGGGGCTGCCGCTCGAAACTGGCGTGCCCGATCGCGCGAGCACGCAGGTGGATGTGCACTACGACCCGGCCATGTTTGTGCTCGATCATGCGGCGCTGGCGCAGCGGCTGGTGATCGATGCCCGCGCCGCGCCGCGTTACCGTGGCGATACGGAGCCGCTGGACCGGGTAGGTGGGCACATTCCCGGCGCGCTCAACCGGCCGTTCGCCGACAACCTTGCCGCGGATGGCCGTTTCAGGCCGGCGGACGAACTGCGCCGCGACTTTCTGGGCCTGCTGGGCGAGCGCGAACCGGGTGTTGTCCTGCATTCCTGCGGCTCTGGCGTCACTGCCGGTCACAACCTGCTGGCGATGGAACACGCGGGACTGACCGGGTCAGGCCTCTACGCGCCGTCATGGAGCGGCTGGGTCAGCGATCCGGCACGACCGATAGCCACCGGCGAGGCCTAG
- a CDS encoding CoA pyrophosphatase — MIDELQRALIPLSEPPPGPGWNHASMADLLGDVPRKPASVLVGLREGVQPRVILTVRNGQLNAHAGQVAFPGGARDDADHDAVTTALRESEEEIGLDRRLASPLGFLDVFETVSGFQITPVVARVDADARLRPSPDEVDEVFEVPLAFFLEPANLRHYVMDYRGHRREMVEFLHGGHRIWGATAAMLLNLLQRMGRA; from the coding sequence ATGATCGATGAGCTTCAGCGCGCCCTGATTCCGTTGAGCGAACCGCCGCCCGGACCGGGCTGGAACCACGCGTCCATGGCCGACTTGCTCGGCGATGTTCCGAGGAAGCCTGCATCGGTGCTGGTTGGTCTGCGCGAGGGTGTGCAACCCCGGGTGATCCTGACCGTGCGCAATGGCCAGCTCAACGCGCATGCCGGGCAGGTGGCCTTTCCCGGGGGCGCCCGCGATGACGCCGATCACGATGCGGTGACCACCGCGCTGCGTGAAAGCGAGGAAGAGATCGGGCTGGACCGCAGGCTGGCCTCGCCGCTCGGGTTTCTCGACGTGTTCGAAACGGTCAGCGGCTTCCAGATCACGCCGGTGGTCGCACGGGTCGATGCGGATGCGCGCCTGCGGCCGTCGCCGGATGAGGTGGACGAAGTGTTCGAAGTGCCGCTGGCATTTTTCCTGGAGCCGGCCAACCTGCGCCACTACGTGATGGACTATCGTGGTCACCGGCGCGAGATGGTCGAATTCCTGCACGGCGGGCATCGCATCTGGGGGGCCACCGCGGCCATGTTGCTGAATCTGCTGCAGAGGATGGGACGCGCATGA
- a CDS encoding DUF1289 domain-containing protein, protein MSNVPLASPSLLTPCIGICRLDSAGLCLGCRRTGDEIAGWRDLSDDERRRWMDEVLPMRPPA, encoded by the coding sequence ATGTCGAACGTTCCCCTCGCTTCTCCGTCCCTGCTCACGCCCTGCATCGGTATTTGCCGGCTGGACTCGGCCGGCCTGTGCCTGGGCTGCCGGCGAACCGGCGACGAGATCGCCGGCTGGCGTGACCTGAGCGACGACGAACGACGTCGCTGGATGGACGAGGTGCTGCCCATGCGACCGCCGGCATGA
- a CDS encoding FKBP-type peptidyl-prolyl cis-trans isomerase, with product MTRLRWLAFGLLFVAAATLAQQRVSAPSSRPSSVKLDRHKLSYAIGYQIGSQFADGDPKVDLATLQQAIRDAYAKRPPSVSMQDMHTQLRELDQQMHARAVAEFKHMATVNLDKSRAYMARNAKRPGVVQLSSGIQYQVIKKGDGKASPTVTSTVTVNYRGMLTDGTEFDSTWARGQPVSFTVDKVIPGWQDVIPRMHVGDRWKVVIPPQLAYGERGALPRIGPNEALVFDIELLAIKSSPGSH from the coding sequence ATGACACGATTGCGTTGGCTCGCCTTCGGCCTGCTTTTCGTTGCGGCAGCGACGCTGGCGCAACAACGGGTATCCGCGCCGTCATCGCGGCCGTCATCGGTCAAGCTGGACCGGCACAAGTTGTCGTACGCGATCGGTTACCAGATCGGTAGCCAGTTCGCCGATGGCGATCCCAAGGTGGACCTGGCCACCCTGCAGCAGGCGATCCGCGACGCCTATGCCAAACGCCCGCCTTCGGTCTCCATGCAAGACATGCACACCCAGCTGCGCGAACTCGACCAGCAGATGCATGCGCGTGCCGTGGCCGAATTCAAACACATGGCAACGGTCAACCTGGACAAGAGCCGCGCCTACATGGCCAGGAACGCCAAGCGTCCGGGTGTGGTGCAGCTGTCTTCCGGCATCCAGTACCAGGTGATCAAGAAGGGCGACGGCAAGGCCAGCCCCACGGTAACCAGCACGGTCACCGTGAATTACCGCGGCATGCTCACCGACGGCACCGAATTCGACAGCACCTGGGCGCGTGGTCAGCCGGTCAGCTTCACGGTCGACAAGGTCATTCCGGGTTGGCAGGACGTGATCCCGCGCATGCATGTGGGTGACCGCTGGAAGGTGGTGATCCCGCCGCAGCTTGCCTATGGCGAACGCGGTGCGCTGCCGCGGATCGGCCCCAACGAGGCGCTGGTGTTCGACATCGAGCTGCTCGCCATCAAATCCAGCCCGGGAAGCCACTGA
- a CDS encoding enoyl-CoA hydratase/isomerase family protein, which translates to MAYRNLEIGNRGAVRTITVNRPDKLNALNRDTLNELIIAFTQAAQDDDVRVVVLAGAGEKAFVAGADIAEMNGYTPVQAQGFSRTGQRLMSTIERLGKPVIARVQGFALGGGMELAMACHLRVASEKARFGQPEINLGLIPGFGGTQRLLRLAGRAAALELCLTGAPIGAQRAWELGIVNRMVTPETLDETVDALADQLAAAAPLAAASILDAVLQGGETALDQGLEFETQGFALMFSTDDMREGTGAFLEKRKASFKGS; encoded by the coding sequence ATGGCCTATCGCAACCTCGAAATCGGCAACCGCGGCGCGGTACGCACCATCACGGTGAACCGCCCGGACAAGCTCAACGCGCTCAATCGCGACACCCTCAACGAGCTGATCATCGCCTTCACCCAGGCCGCGCAGGACGACGATGTTCGCGTCGTGGTTCTCGCCGGCGCAGGCGAGAAGGCCTTCGTGGCCGGCGCCGATATTGCCGAGATGAATGGCTACACTCCGGTCCAGGCGCAGGGTTTCTCGCGCACCGGACAGCGCCTCATGAGCACCATCGAGCGACTCGGCAAGCCGGTGATCGCGCGGGTCCAGGGTTTTGCCCTGGGCGGCGGCATGGAACTGGCAATGGCCTGTCACCTGCGCGTGGCCAGCGAGAAGGCCCGGTTCGGCCAGCCCGAGATCAACCTCGGCCTGATCCCCGGCTTCGGCGGCACCCAGCGTCTGCTGCGACTGGCTGGCCGCGCCGCGGCGCTGGAACTGTGCCTGACCGGTGCACCGATCGGCGCGCAGCGTGCCTGGGAGCTGGGCATCGTCAATCGCATGGTGACACCCGAGACGCTGGACGAAACCGTCGATGCCCTGGCAGACCAGCTGGCGGCCGCGGCTCCGCTGGCCGCCGCCAGCATTCTCGACGCCGTGCTGCAAGGTGGCGAGACCGCGCTGGACCAGGGGCTGGAGTTCGAGACGCAGGGCTTTGCCCTGATGTTTTCCACCGACGACATGCGCGAGGGAACCGGTGCGTTCCTGGAGAAGCGCAAGGCCAGCTTCAAGGGCAGCTGA
- a CDS encoding SGNH/GDSL hydrolase family protein: protein MPTKRLVFLAGLFLAVTAAHADTPAVGIVDHPCATEPSMQEAGGWNPWHVWLYAHDYGQLCYYRRQNAALPAPSPATPRVVFMGDSITEIWHQQDPHFFTDGRIDRGISGQTTSQMLVRFRQDVIDLHPAVVHIMAGTNDIAGNTGNQTLGMVENHLATMAELAHAHGIRIVLASVPPSDHMNWQPTVKPAPVIRRLNRWIKAYAARHGYVYVDYYHALTSADGGMRPGLSSDGVHPTKKGYAIMEPLTLAAIRKALAKH, encoded by the coding sequence ATGCCAACCAAACGCCTCGTCTTTCTTGCCGGCCTGTTCCTAGCCGTGACCGCCGCCCATGCGGACACGCCGGCCGTCGGCATTGTCGACCACCCCTGCGCCACCGAGCCGAGCATGCAGGAAGCAGGCGGCTGGAATCCGTGGCATGTCTGGCTCTATGCACACGACTACGGCCAGCTCTGCTATTACCGCCGACAGAATGCGGCCCTGCCCGCGCCCTCACCAGCCACGCCGCGTGTGGTGTTCATGGGCGACTCGATCACCGAGATCTGGCACCAGCAGGACCCGCACTTTTTCACCGATGGCCGCATCGACCGCGGCATCAGCGGGCAGACGACCTCGCAGATGCTGGTGCGTTTCCGCCAGGACGTGATCGACTTGCACCCGGCCGTGGTGCACATCATGGCCGGCACCAACGACATTGCCGGCAATACCGGCAACCAGACGCTGGGAATGGTGGAAAACCACCTCGCCACCATGGCCGAACTGGCTCATGCCCACGGCATCCGCATCGTCCTGGCCTCGGTCCCGCCCAGTGATCACATGAACTGGCAGCCGACGGTGAAACCAGCGCCGGTGATCCGCCGCCTGAACCGCTGGATCAAGGCCTATGCCGCACGCCACGGCTACGTCTATGTCGACTATTACCACGCGCTGACTTCAGCCGACGGCGGCATGAGGCCGGGCCTTTCATCCGATGGCGTGCATCCCACCAAAAAGGGCTACGCCATCATGGAACCGCTGACGCTGGCCGCGATCCGCAAGGCTCTGGCCAAGCACTGA
- a CDS encoding DUF1684 domain-containing protein, with the protein MSRIAALLFVLISGVATVSAAEAPSPYVHQIEQWRAARVARLTAPDGWLSLIGLDWLHPGANRVGSADDNDIVLKAGPAHLGTVTLAADGKVSAVFDRDSGATIDGKAVREAALVDDVHAGTGNPTTVVFGHASFYVIDRDGRMGLRVKDSDARARRDFHGIDYFPIDHSWRIEADWVPFNPPHDLQMGSVIGTIDTVKVPGKAVFHRDGHTFALLPFQEEPGGELFFVMADRTSGKETYGASRFLYAALPAGGLDKPGKLVLDFNKAYNPPCAFTPFATCPLAPPENRLDLAVTAGEKVYRHTSE; encoded by the coding sequence ATGTCGCGAATCGCCGCTTTACTGTTTGTCCTGATTTCTGGAGTTGCCACCGTGTCTGCCGCCGAAGCCCCGTCGCCCTATGTCCATCAGATCGAGCAGTGGCGGGCCGCCCGTGTGGCCCGGCTTACCGCACCCGACGGCTGGCTCAGCCTGATCGGTCTGGACTGGTTGCACCCGGGTGCCAATCGCGTCGGCAGTGCCGACGACAACGACATCGTGCTGAAGGCCGGGCCGGCGCATCTGGGTACGGTGACGCTGGCTGCCGACGGCAAGGTGAGTGCGGTGTTCGACCGAGACAGCGGCGCCACCATCGATGGCAAGGCCGTGCGCGAAGCGGCTTTGGTCGACGATGTGCATGCGGGTACGGGCAACCCGACGACCGTGGTCTTCGGCCACGCCAGCTTCTATGTCATTGACCGTGACGGTCGCATGGGGTTGCGGGTGAAGGACAGCGATGCCAGGGCGCGTCGCGACTTCCACGGCATCGATTATTTTCCGATCGACCATTCATGGCGGATCGAGGCCGACTGGGTGCCGTTCAATCCGCCGCACGACCTGCAGATGGGCTCGGTGATCGGCACCATCGACACGGTGAAGGTGCCCGGCAAGGCGGTGTTCCACCGCGACGGCCATACCTTCGCGCTGCTGCCCTTCCAGGAGGAACCGGGTGGCGAGCTGTTTTTCGTGATGGCCGATCGCACGTCCGGCAAGGAAACCTACGGGGCATCCCGTTTCCTTTATGCCGCCCTGCCTGCGGGCGGGCTCGACAAGCCGGGCAAGCTGGTGCTGGATTTCAACAAGGCCTACAACCCGCCGTGTGCGTTCACGCCGTTCGCCACCTGTCCGCTGGCGCCGCCGGAAAACCGGCTCGATCTGGCGGTCACGGCCGGCGAAAAGGTCTATCGCCACACGTCCGAGTAA
- the mutL gene encoding DNA mismatch repair endonuclease MutL — MQQIRPLPPALINQIAAGEVIERPSSVVKELVENSLDAGATRIDVDIEQGGARLIRVRDDGGGIAPDELQWAVASHATSKIGSFDDLEHVASMGFRGEALASVSSVARFALTSRQRDADSAFRIEVDGGNVQTARPAQHPPGTSVEVRDLFYNVPARKKFMRAERTEFAHIDDLLKSLALARGRVEFRLSHNGKPVRIWKAARDEQSELQRVAEVLGADFPQRSLRVDHAAAGLRLSGWVGLPTASRAQADSQYFYVNGRLVRDRVVAHAVRQAYADVLFHGRHPAFVLYLELDPAGVDVNVHPAKHEVRFREQRLVHDFLFRTLHEALAQTRAGQVASQAQADDGRLHMATSSAPVPGLPAMQSWPAHAPQSRLPLGVREQPLADYAALAGEPPRVSAVLPLPDADPGEAPPLGFAVAQLKSIYILAENAQGLVLVDMHAAHERITYEKLKAGRACSNLRSQLLLVPLSLAVSTKEAAAAEEHAEALADWGLELSRSGPSSVVVRRIPALLEGADVGQLTRDVLGELAQHGSSRRLQELENELLSTMACHGSVRAGRRLGIPEMNALLREMEATERSGQCNHGRPTWTQLSVAELDRLFMRGR, encoded by the coding sequence ATGCAGCAGATCCGCCCGCTTCCCCCCGCACTCATCAATCAGATCGCCGCTGGCGAAGTCATCGAACGCCCCTCGTCGGTGGTCAAGGAACTGGTCGAGAACAGCCTCGATGCAGGCGCCACCCGGATCGACGTGGACATCGAGCAGGGCGGTGCGCGCCTGATCCGTGTGCGCGACGACGGTGGTGGCATCGCCCCGGACGAACTGCAGTGGGCGGTGGCCTCGCATGCCACCAGCAAGATCGGCAGTTTCGACGATCTCGAACACGTGGCGAGCATGGGCTTTCGCGGCGAGGCGCTGGCGTCGGTGTCGTCGGTGGCACGTTTCGCGCTGACCTCGCGCCAGCGCGATGCGGACAGCGCGTTCCGCATCGAGGTCGACGGCGGTAATGTGCAGACGGCACGCCCCGCCCAGCATCCGCCGGGCACCAGCGTCGAAGTGCGCGATCTGTTCTACAACGTGCCGGCGCGCAAGAAGTTCATGCGTGCCGAACGCACCGAGTTCGCACATATCGACGACCTGCTGAAGTCGCTGGCACTGGCACGCGGCAGGGTGGAGTTCCGGCTCAGCCACAACGGCAAGCCGGTGCGGATCTGGAAGGCTGCGCGCGACGAGCAGTCGGAGTTGCAGCGGGTGGCCGAGGTACTGGGTGCCGATTTCCCGCAACGAAGCTTGCGCGTCGATCATGCGGCAGCCGGTCTGCGCCTGTCCGGCTGGGTCGGTTTGCCCACCGCCTCGCGCGCGCAGGCCGACTCGCAGTACTTCTACGTCAATGGCCGGCTGGTGCGCGACCGGGTGGTGGCGCATGCGGTGCGTCAGGCGTATGCCGACGTGCTGTTCCACGGTCGTCACCCCGCTTTCGTGCTGTACCTGGAACTGGATCCCGCCGGCGTCGACGTGAACGTGCACCCGGCCAAGCACGAGGTGCGTTTCCGCGAGCAGCGGCTGGTACACGACTTCCTATTCCGCACCCTGCACGAGGCGCTGGCGCAGACCCGCGCAGGGCAGGTGGCCTCGCAGGCACAGGCTGACGACGGCCGTCTGCACATGGCCACGTCGAGTGCGCCGGTACCCGGCTTGCCGGCCATGCAGTCGTGGCCTGCGCATGCGCCACAGAGCCGGCTGCCGCTGGGTGTGCGTGAGCAACCGCTGGCCGACTATGCGGCCCTTGCCGGCGAGCCGCCGCGGGTGTCCGCAGTGCTGCCGCTGCCCGATGCCGATCCCGGCGAGGCGCCGCCGCTCGGCTTCGCCGTCGCCCAGCTCAAGAGCATCTACATCCTGGCCGAGAATGCGCAGGGCCTGGTGCTGGTCGACATGCACGCCGCGCATGAGCGCATCACCTACGAAAAGCTCAAGGCGGGCCGGGCCTGCAGCAATCTGCGCTCGCAGCTCCTGCTGGTGCCGCTGAGTCTGGCGGTCAGCACGAAAGAAGCGGCCGCGGCCGAGGAACATGCCGAGGCGCTGGCCGACTGGGGGCTGGAGCTTTCGCGCAGCGGCCCTTCGAGTGTCGTCGTGCGGCGCATTCCGGCCTTGCTGGAAGGGGCGGATGTCGGCCAGCTCACCCGCGACGTGCTTGGCGAGCTGGCCCAGCACGGCAGCTCGCGTCGCCTGCAGGAGCTGGAAAACGAACTGCTTTCGACCATGGCCTGCCACGGTTCGGTGCGTGCCGGCCGGCGTCTGGGTATTCCCGAAATGAACGCCTTGCTGCGCGAGATGGAGGCGACCGAACGTTCCGGTCAATGCAATCACGGTCGCCCCACCTGGACCCAGCTCAGCGTGGCTGAGCTGGACCGGTTGTTCATGCGGGGTCGTTAG
- a CDS encoding N-acetylmuramoyl-L-alanine amidase encodes MNRSLTRLLWLSGTVLATVLPYGASRAAEVRDARVWAGPAYTRVVFDLSGPVHYRVVQQNGQVVLQLPSSRLAPGFDAPSAQGRYKGMTDARDGSALKLTADMAPGSRPHDFLLGPSGQAGYRLVLDLYPDSGAASAQPAPRSAAADTADTHARGRYRAVVSRHMDSRQVAALLGGERKVIVAVDAGHGGKDPGAHGPGGTLEKNVTLAVARDLAAAIDKQPGMKAILTRNGDYYIPLKQRYEIARAAKADLFVSIHADSSYDGRDARGSSVWVLSSRGKSSVAARWLADRENSSDLIGGVSLAAENDSLASVLLDMQQGWAVQASTVVANNVLHALAKIGPTHRDHIEHANFVVLRSPDVPSILVETAFISNPVEERKLRNPAHQEKLALAIMHGIKDYFQTSPPPGTWFAAQADRHMDEQVASTSKRHAPSLAGDRHRVMRGESLSSIAHHYGVSVSSLKSANGISGNTLRAGMVLMIPTS; translated from the coding sequence ATGAACCGATCCCTGACTCGTCTGCTGTGGCTGTCCGGTACCGTCCTGGCGACGGTCCTGCCGTATGGCGCCAGTCGCGCCGCGGAAGTGCGGGATGCACGGGTCTGGGCCGGACCGGCCTACACCCGGGTGGTGTTCGACCTGTCCGGGCCGGTGCACTACCGTGTGGTGCAGCAGAACGGGCAGGTGGTGCTGCAGCTGCCGTCCAGTCGGCTGGCCCCCGGATTCGATGCGCCGTCAGCACAGGGGCGCTACAAGGGCATGACCGATGCGCGCGACGGCAGTGCGCTGAAGCTCACCGCCGACATGGCACCCGGCAGCAGGCCGCACGATTTCCTGCTGGGTCCCTCCGGACAGGCCGGCTATCGGCTAGTGCTCGATCTCTACCCGGACAGTGGTGCCGCATCGGCGCAGCCGGCGCCCCGGTCGGCCGCCGCCGATACCGCGGACACCCATGCGCGGGGCCGGTACCGGGCGGTGGTGTCGCGTCACATGGACTCGCGCCAGGTCGCGGCGCTGCTGGGCGGCGAGCGCAAGGTGATCGTGGCGGTGGACGCCGGTCACGGCGGCAAGGACCCTGGCGCCCATGGCCCCGGCGGCACGCTGGAAAAGAACGTGACCCTGGCGGTGGCGCGGGACCTGGCGGCGGCGATCGACAAGCAGCCGGGCATGAAGGCGATCCTCACCCGCAACGGCGACTATTACATTCCGCTAAAGCAGCGTTACGAGATCGCGCGTGCCGCCAAGGCCGACCTGTTCGTGTCGATCCATGCCGACTCGAGCTACGACGGCCGCGACGCGCGCGGCTCGTCGGTGTGGGTGCTGTCCTCGCGCGGTAAGAGCAGCGTGGCGGCACGCTGGCTGGCCGACCGTGAAAACAGCTCGGACCTGATCGGCGGCGTTTCGCTGGCGGCCGAAAACGACAGCCTGGCCTCCGTGTTGCTGGACATGCAGCAGGGCTGGGCAGTGCAGGCCAGCACGGTGGTTGCCAACAATGTGCTCCATGCGCTGGCCAAGATCGGTCCGACCCATCGCGATCACATCGAGCATGCCAACTTCGTGGTGCTGCGTTCGCCTGACGTGCCGTCGATCCTGGTCGAGACGGCGTTCATCTCGAACCCCGTGGAAGAACGCAAGCTGCGCAACCCCGCGCATCAGGAAAAGCTTGCCTTGGCGATCATGCACGGCATCAAGGACTACTTCCAGACGTCGCCGCCGCCGGGCACCTGGTTCGCGGCCCAGGCCGACCGTCACATGGACGAGCAGGTGGCATCGACCTCGAAGCGGCATGCCCCGTCGCTTGCGGGCGACCGGCATCGCGTCATGCGTGGCGAGAGCCTGTCCAGCATCGCGCACCACTACGGCGTCAGCGTCAGCTCGCTGAAGAGCGCCAACGGCATCAGCGGCAACACCCTGCGTGCCGGCATGGTGTTGATGATACCGACCAGCTGA
- the tsaE gene encoding tRNA (adenosine(37)-N6)-threonylcarbamoyltransferase complex ATPase subunit type 1 TsaE → MTERSVEHASGHDPARIRNLPDEAATAALGQCFAQALQGGGLVVYLHGELGAGKTSFARALLGALDVGERIKSPTYSLVEGYRAQGRPAWHLDLYRIADPGELEWLGLDALSDPLALVLVEWPERGRGALPAPDLVIDLAYAGSGRQAVLRALSGRGRSVLDRLA, encoded by the coding sequence ATGACTGAGCGCTCGGTGGAGCATGCCTCCGGACATGACCCCGCACGCATCCGGAACCTGCCCGACGAGGCGGCGACGGCGGCGTTGGGGCAGTGTTTCGCCCAGGCCTTGCAGGGCGGAGGGCTGGTGGTCTACCTGCATGGCGAACTTGGTGCCGGCAAGACCAGCTTCGCGCGCGCGCTGCTGGGCGCGCTGGACGTGGGTGAGCGGATCAAGAGCCCGACCTACAGCCTGGTCGAAGGCTACCGGGCCCAGGGCCGTCCCGCCTGGCATCTGGATCTTTACCGAATCGCCGATCCCGGCGAGCTTGAGTGGCTGGGACTCGATGCCTTGTCCGATCCGCTCGCGCTGGTGCTGGTGGAGTGGCCTGAACGTGGCCGTGGGGCGTTGCCTGCGCCCGACCTGGTGATCGATCTGGCCTATGCCGGCAGCGGACGGCAGGCCGTCCTACGCGCGCTGAGCGGTCGCGGCCGGTCGGTGCTCGATCGACTCGCCTGA